The following coding sequences are from one Chloroflexota bacterium window:
- a CDS encoding PD40 domain-containing protein — MSNERPPDKLNTLLARIVVALGACVLLSAAAVAYLWLRPASEAQGVRQIAYAATGTGGSLDLFLADAAGQNIRPLTQTPEHEAWPVWSPDGKQLAFVRISAQSARAGGVDQNAGVYLLTLEGDKPVERRIGDMSALGWPEPAWSPDGRRVAWLRTVLPGREGGPITSELVIVNVATLATETHPLTPTVSATGVSWAPDGQSLALIAYMGVVSVPPGRAPTLPESAPIPIAAWVYNVANRTLSPVASDATRVRWSPTGEWLAYTDAEKGNGVRLVRPDGTGAYALLDRGYVMDLAWSPDGARLAAAVWDESQAAYVLYIYTIEDGTATVFPIMGDRQSSPQSLAWSPDGVYLSYSLFWQGPGSLPDGNLWILDTRTGAVFAFPDSPGLEGLAVWRPGSH, encoded by the coding sequence ATGAGTAACGAACGACCGCCAGACAAACTGAATACCCTCCTCGCCCGCATCGTCGTCGCGCTGGGGGCCTGCGTGCTCCTGAGCGCCGCGGCCGTCGCGTACCTGTGGCTGCGGCCCGCGTCGGAGGCGCAGGGCGTGCGGCAGATCGCCTACGCAGCCACCGGCACCGGGGGCAGCCTGGACTTGTTCCTGGCAGACGCGGCGGGGCAGAACATCCGGCCGCTGACCCAGACGCCCGAACACGAGGCTTGGCCCGTGTGGTCGCCCGATGGCAAGCAATTGGCCTTCGTGCGCATATCCGCGCAGTCGGCTCGGGCAGGCGGGGTTGACCAGAACGCCGGCGTGTACCTCCTGACGCTGGAGGGAGACAAGCCCGTAGAGCGGCGCATCGGTGACATGTCGGCGCTTGGCTGGCCCGAACCTGCCTGGTCACCCGACGGGCGGCGCGTCGCCTGGCTGCGCACGGTGCTCCCCGGCCGCGAGGGCGGCCCCATCACCAGCGAGTTGGTCATCGTGAACGTGGCCACCCTGGCCACCGAGACCCACCCGCTCACCCCCACCGTCAGCGCGACCGGCGTGAGTTGGGCGCCCGATGGCCAGTCGCTGGCCCTGATCGCGTACATGGGGGTTGTCAGCGTCCCTCCGGGGCGCGCGCCGACTTTGCCGGAGAGCGCGCCTATCCCCATCGCCGCCTGGGTGTACAACGTGGCCAACCGCACGCTGTCGCCTGTTGCGTCGGATGCGACGCGGGTGCGCTGGTCGCCGACGGGCGAGTGGCTGGCGTACACCGACGCCGAAAAGGGCAACGGGGTTCGGCTGGTGCGGCCCGATGGCACAGGCGCCTACGCGCTTCTGGATCGGGGGTACGTCATGGATCTCGCCTGGTCTCCCGATGGCGCGAGATTGGCGGCAGCCGTCTGGGACGAGAGTCAGGCCGCGTATGTGTTGTACATCTACACGATAGAAGACGGGACGGCCACCGTGTTCCCAATCATGGGCGACCGCCAGTCCTCGCCGCAGAGTCTCGCGTGGTCTCCCGATGGGGTGTATCTTTCCTACTCGCTTTTCTGGCAGGGGCCGGGCTCGCTGCCCGATGGAAACCTGTGGATTCTGGACACGAGAACCGGCGCCGTGTTCGCGTTCCCGGACAGCCCGGGCCTGGAGGGCCTCGCCGTGTGGAGACCCGGGAGCCATTAG